The genomic region TTGACCTTGGCGAGCACCTCGGTCAGCGCCTGGTTCGGATCGTGGTTGAGCTTGACGTAAACCTGAATCGTCGAGGTGCCGAGCACCGAGTTCGACGTCATGTAGTCGACGCCTTCGGCCGACGCGACGGCCTGCTCGATCGGCGTGGTGATGAAGCCGTTGATCAGCTCGGGCGACGCACCGGGGTATGACGTGGTGATCGTCACGACGGTGTTCGAAAGATTCGGATATTGCCGGATTGGCAAAACCATCGCCGCGCGCAGGCCGATCAGCAGGATCAGCAGGCTGACGACGACCGACAGCACCGGGCGCTTGATGAAAATATCAGTGAAGGCCATCGCCAACTCGATTCGTGTTCTGCCGGCTTGCGGCAAGATGTGGCGGAGGGCCAATGGCCCTCCGAGTTCGATGAATGAAGATCAGTAGCGCGGCGGTTCGGCCGGAACCGGCGGCGGCGGATCGGTCGAGATCGCAACCGCCATGCCCGACTGCAGCTTGATCTGGCCGACGGCGACGACCTTGTCGCCCGCCTTCAGGCCCTTGAGAATCTCGACACGGCCCTCGACGCGGTTGCCCGTCTTCACGAAGGTGCGGTCCGCGGTCAGGGTGGTCTTGCCGTCGTCGCCCTTCTTCTCGGTGATCAGGAACACCGAGTCGCCGTACAGCGTGTAGTCGACCGCGGTTTCGGGAATCGTCACAACCGGCGGCTTCCCGGGCAGCACGATCGTGGTGGTCGCGAACATGCCGGGCTTGAGGATGCTGTCCGGATTCTGGATCGTGGCCTGAACCCGGATGTTGCGGGTGTCGGTCGCGATCTGCGGCTCGATGGTCGTGATCTTGCCCTCGAAGGTGCGGCCCGGATAGGCGTCGACCGAGACACGTACGGCCTGGCCGACCTTGATCTGCGAGCTCTGCTTCTCGGTGACGGTCAGGTTGGCGTACAGCACCGACAGATCGGTCAGCGACACGATCTGGGTGCCGGCCGTCAGGTACTGGCCGACTTCGACCTGGCGCAC from Bradyrhizobium elkanii USDA 76 harbors:
- a CDS encoding efflux RND transporter periplasmic adaptor subunit; its protein translation is MNIQTESHISGQPIKEKQAKRPVRMVRWFIIVGLLLALLVGALVGFNAFRSHMIAQFFANNKPPPANVSAVEAKTEVIPNLLTAVGDLVAVHQVNVTTDVPGRITEILFTAGSHVKAGTPLVQLFDAPEQGDLANYKAQATVGELQLDRAKQLASRQFGPQSTVDTAQAAYDQAKAGIAKTEALISQKLVRAPFEGDLGVRQVEVGQYLTAGTQIVSLTDLSVLYANLTVTEKQSSQIKVGQAVRVSVDAYPGRTFEGKITTIEPQIATDTRNIRVQATIQNPDSILKPGMFATTTIVLPGKPPVVTIPETAVDYTLYGDSVFLITEKKGDDGKTTLTADRTFVKTGNRVEGRVEILKGLKAGDKVVAVGQIKLQSGMAVAISTDPPPPVPAEPPRY